The genomic window TCTATCAACCAATTTCTAGAGATCATAGCTGGGGATCATAGTCTGGGTTGGGACAATGAACAATGAGAGCAGATTTGACCCTGTTCTGCTCTGCCATCATTTGAAGGGAGGAGATGGCAGAGCAGAACAGGGTCAAATCTGCTCTCCTTGTTCATATCACCCCCTGAAGTTGCTATATGTTCCTGGTCCGCACAGCATATGGGCAGAAAGAGGTGGCAACCGTCTTTGTTACCTTGGCACAGGGCTCCTGGTTGTCAGGTATGCACAGTCGCACTTGGCAATGCAAGAACACCTCCGTAAAGTTCTTGAACTGAAACATCTGAAAGCTGAATTTTGCCACTGTGCTGGTTCCGATGGCATTTAGGAAAGTCAGGGTCTTGTCCTGGGGGCACCTGGAGAGAAAAAACCATGTCGTTTAAGATGGGTTTTGGACCACAAGCAAGCAGGCCAAATTTGATGAGGGCTCAGGCCCAGTCCCGGGTTTAAATACTAACATTCAGCTCTAGACTAGGTGACATCATTCAGAGGAAGAACGCCACTAACCGGCTGCAAAGTGCCTTCACTCCACAGGTTGCCTCTCCTGGGATGTGCGATTGGGTACCACCCCTTGCATATTATTTGATATTCTCCAAGCTGGTTTTTAATCTTCAATTGGAttgggtttttaaaataaatgattcaAATTGTCCTGTTATTATCAGATGTTTTGCTGAACATCTTGTACATCATTTTGAAGGCCCCTTCAAAGGTAGGAAGGACAAAACCCCCTAGTGTTCAAATGGTACAAGCAGGCTAATACCCTCTCCTCCATAACCCAGTTTAAGCTCCCTGTTTCTTTCTAGCTGACAGTTCAACCTGGGGGGCCAATGAGCATGTTCAGACTACATCAGGTTTGTTTTGTTGCCCTACCATGAATTTACACATTTATCTACTAATCTAGGCATtctccctttgccccccccccccagatatagAAACAACTCATCTGTGGGTAGCCCATTTCAGAAAAGATAGGCAACTTGGGTGGCTGTTATGTAGATAAGAGAATAATATTATGGTAATGTGCATTCCAGAAAGTGCACCTTAGTTGCGTTGCAGCAGACACCAGCTATTCTGGGATACCGAATGATGAAAGACATGATTACTTGATGCCTCTGGCCAAGGCGTAGGCAGTACAGAAAAATGCAACTGAGGGGGAGCAGGGCACCTATAGTAGGAGTGGCAACATCAGCAGGGGGAATGCTcagctgctgcctttgaaactttttttaaaaggacctcAGCAACAGGTCCAAGCAGGAGGCAATTTACTTAATGGCATATGTCTAGTCTACAATCTTTCCTGAAGGCTGCCCGAGACACAGTATGCAGCTCATGTTAAGTCAATTTGaactactgaacacaatgagacttgcttctgagtaagtaaccagattttaaaaaattcaatttttgtgcatttattttaaaaactaattGCAACCTGTATGCCCGCCAAGGGGCCCGTGCCCCTGTGCAGACCCATTCACATGCTTTGCAGAAGCTCCTTGATGTTCCAGGTGCAAAGCGATGACATCAGTCATTATTGCTAGACCTCTGGGAACGCTGAGCTCTAAGCTGCATGGAGCTGGACTTTGGAGGACTTTGCGCTGCTTGGCCACGCGTCTTAAAGGGAACAGTGTTTGCGACCTCTCCAAGAATTTGGGACAGAGCAAGCTACATTTTCAAATGAAGTGCAATAACATTTCAAAAATAGGAATAAGTGATGGGAGAAGAAAAAGCTCTAATGAAGACACTGAAAGTGGATTTGGTTGTTGTCTGGTCTGGATTTGGTCTTAGCCAAGCCCCACTGGtgggcatgtgtgtgcatgtcatGATGAGCCCCTGCTCTTCAGAATTTACCACTGTAGCACTgggacagacacacacaaaaaaggctcACAGAAGACAATATATTGTCCAATGAATTTAAAGTATTAACAGTTTAAACTTTTTCCCCACTCTCAGGGTGACTTCAGTTCTTTCAAAGAAAAGGCCAAGAGGCTCTTTCACCCCAACCTCTCAGATATAAGCATGAAGGATGACTTCCATCCTTTCAACTCACTCGGGCACCCTCCAGCATCCCTACACATTGCTACAATTGTTTGGCCAAGGGCAGGGCCAACCCAAGGCCTCCTGATGCGACAGAAGGCATGACAAATGCCGCCCCCCCTTACCtagccagtctctgttcctcccactctcagaagtctcctccccttcacattttctcttcctctctgaccctctcttccttttagaacccaggaaggggaaagagaaggaaggcaagtaggtggatcgataggctccccccctccccaccgatGTGATGCCTGtggcaactacttcagttggcctcatgaccGGGCCGGCCCTGGCCAAGAGGCATACAAGTAGGCAACCCCTTGAAAGCAGGACTGCCCCAGGATCTCACCCCTTCACGATCAGTGGGTGCTTCGTGCTGTGATACGGGTCAGCGGTTGGAGTGCCCCAGCAGTCTTCCACACTCAGGAAGAAGTACTTCACCTGGTCCTGCCCTTCGATTTGCAAGAGGACAAAGAGGGTGTCCGACATGAGGAGGACCAGGGGCTGATGGCGGTAGGCCCGCTCGTAAGTAGCACTCTCGTAGAGGGCCATGGTCACTGTGAAGTCCCCTTCCTTGACTGCAAACTGCACAAGCCTACAGAAGAAAGGGTTGGTCAGGAACACATGCCTACAAGGCCGTCACCTGGATACTCTGCTCCAAATTATGTAAGAGGCCCCCACTCGGTTcctcccctgcagccccttgtgcaTCTCTTTGTGTTTCAATGACATATGGACCTTCCTACATGCATTGCTCAGAGGTTTAGCTCCATTTTACCATCTCTTTTTCTTGcatgtttatttttcttcaaGTTACTTCCCAACATCAAATAATAATCACATTTTCAAAATTTCATTGTTTTCTGTTTAAGTTACATCTACATTCTTTAGAGTCACATGTGTTGTGGCTGTTGACCAGGGTGGAAGGGGAAGAATCAGGAATTGGCCAGCTGGGCACTGGCTGGTGCCCTAATAAATGGTTCCCCTGGCCAAATCAACTAGGGAGCAGATGGAGGATCCTTGGGGAACCCAACGCAAAGCTTGCCCCACGAACTCCTGGCAACATACTTGGACCCCAACCATAACATTTAAGCTCTGCATTGGTGTGGATTACTCAACATTGACTTACAATGTTATGTACAATTCCCTGGCAGGACTCCTAACCCAGGCCTGCAACACGATTTTTTCTGTGGGTTCTGTGGGACTCAATGGGACAGAGGAACTGAACTGTATTCTAAGGACACAGTGCGCAGTTAATCCAATGAGCCCAAACACAAACCTATTTTGCTTGTTTGCATCATCCAAGAGATGCACTCTAGAATAATAATCTCCAAACATGGCAAGATGCAGTTCTCTGAGGCCTGCCATGATGCACCTGTTCCAACCCTAGCCCAGCAGGGAAAGCAGAAAGGTAAAACACAAAAAGGACTGCTAGAGGATTGGGGAGTAAAGGCAACATACGTGTCCATAGCCTTCAAGGGATAAAGCAGGCCCACCACACGCTTGTAGGCATAGATGCAGGAGAAGTTCACGTGGACGAGGATGGCTCTCGTGATCACACCTCCTTGATCCTCTCTGTCTGACTCAATCACATTAGTGTAAGACACATGAGATCCATTCACCTGAAAAGAGAACGCTCACCAGGTTAGAGGTTCAAAGCACAACTGAAGATGAAGTAGGTTTCTTGCAAAGACCAGGGAAGCTACTTTATTCAAGCCCCACCACACTGAAACCTTGCACACAAATCCTAAATAAAATAAGAcctcacctcagaatgcaagCCGCAAGTCTACTTACAAAGTAGCAGACTCTGTCACCCAGATCAGTTGCCTGAGAATGACCCTTCTGCtcaagaccttggagagctgcaacCAGTTGGAGTAGGCAAAGTTGGCCGAGATCAGCCAGTAGCCTGACTCTGTATGGAGTAGTTTAGGGATCTCAAGTAAGTTATCCACCTATTTGAAGACTCCAAAAACCCTCAGTCAAGTTTCTGGGGTGCCAAGAGGTCAGACACTACAATGAATTATGTGTGGGCAGGCTGGGAGAGAAGAAAAGCCAACCCATGCAATTGTCTCAGGTAGTAgacacccacctctgtccaccacTCCTGCTCGCtacagtaaaaaagaaaaagggaatggagcagaatagGAAATGTGAAGGAATGGAGAGatgcctctcctcttcctttttcagatcTAGAGAGCTAGAGGAGTAGTTGTAACTAGTGTGGAAGGCCAGTGTCTATGCTTAGTGATGCATCACCCCAGaaactgggaggtcttgggctggccctggtcaaATGAGCACGCAGTAGAGTAAGAGAACTCCTTTCACAACCCTCCTTGTTGGCTTTCACAACCCTCCTTGTTGATTAAGGGGGCCCTCTGATGAAGCAGCCCTCTTGACCTAGATCCTGCTCACCACTTGCACCACGCCTGATTAGTATGACTCCGGAGGCCTTACCTTAATCACAGACCCACAGGTGGTGTGGTTCTCACCCGTCAGCTTCGCTCCCCAGAAAGTTTCCCCATCGGCAGCTTGCTCAGAGACTT from Tiliqua scincoides isolate rTilSci1 chromosome 9, rTilSci1.hap2, whole genome shotgun sequence includes these protein-coding regions:
- the LOC136660624 gene encoding uromodulin-like; amino-acid sequence: MMYLLLVLVLLLAGVDSSNSHQMGPHRAPDDPAPRSQRNLGPCFPSPCFHQGVCQVVDDNPSCTCKPGFRGPFCKEMVLRMECEEEYMTMMVRKEVFNMLKIPLALVHLKNHDCKVSEQAADGETFWGAKLTGENHTTCGSVIKVNGSHVSYTNVIESDREDQGGVITRAILVHVNFSCIYAYKRVVGLLYPLKAMDTLVQFAVKEGDFTVTMALYESATYERAYRHQPLVLLMSDTLFVLLQIEGQDQVKYFFLSVEDCWGTPTADPYHSTKHPLIVKGCPQDKTLTFLNAIGTSTVAKFSFQMFQFKNFTEVFLHCQVRLCIPDNQEPCAKQCPNNKKRKRELDSYRKIVSYGPIQLQGPSRLEAKNTNPSDDQQSFGGLQLWIAIVVCFVAVSTAFILTAVVKAMKK